One Nonomuraea angiospora DNA segment encodes these proteins:
- a CDS encoding YraN family protein, which yields MAAKHDQDLGKQGEQVAVTYLEAEGMKIIARNWRCRHGEIDILAEEGPTLVVVEVKTRSGRSHGTALESVSPAKLARLRMLAAKWLAAQPRTFRTVRVDVIALERFAGDFALSHVRGAI from the coding sequence ATGGCCGCGAAACACGACCAAGACCTCGGCAAACAAGGCGAACAGGTAGCGGTGACCTACCTGGAAGCCGAGGGGATGAAGATAATCGCCCGCAACTGGCGCTGCCGCCACGGCGAGATCGACATCCTCGCCGAAGAGGGCCCCACCCTGGTCGTCGTCGAGGTCAAAACCCGATCGGGCAGATCCCACGGCACAGCCCTGGAGTCCGTGAGCCCGGCCAAGCTGGCCAGGCTGAGGATGCTCGCGGCCAAGTGGCTGGCCGCGCAGCCGCGCACGTTCCGCACCGTACGGGTGGACGTGATCGCCCTTGAGCGCTTCGCCGGTGACTTCGCCCTGAGTCACGTACGGGGGGCGATCTAG